A single window of Athene noctua chromosome 1, bAthNoc1.hap1.1, whole genome shotgun sequence DNA harbors:
- the LOC141957320 gene encoding cullin-9-like isoform X2 produces MPSLLPCPCFPCCATLLTPQVPYCTTPVPHIAPSSPLLPPDPALPPHLRRSGPPGTGRRPRPQNGLGRGRAKLVPARLPSGRAAAHARPPARKRRGSGAGGNGGAARPRGGKRWVSWGRASAAVLRRSWAFRFWGGSVAEPRGAFPVMVNERHNGNLLVHLGAKLQAYPEELLRQRRGHDGQPEYLIQWSIVSLEERAAGGSSGSSAETKPENISMWMSAEEVCASCPALLGKRKLEGQWAKEEKAASPFAADVPLDEASLLEMKADVRSLVQRAGRQMAESGAPESSILNTIHVLSAYASIGSLAGAFKETGALDLLMKMLCHKEKQIRRSAGKMLRALASHDAGSWAYVLLSLSQQDDIEQHMDFDSRYTLLELFAETTSSEEHCVSFEGIHLPQIPGKLLFVLVKRYLCVTSLMDKLSSGVEQEDCAVPSLPTEERSRVRQEFEFSMAMANLILELVHVMGWDHSHKPELLPQQELRPHATHSIFQHRATSCTAAQPSPTPPPKEPSIFKTRSAFPSRSSYVEYMQANLVRGMRVRMLEDYEQVSVGDEGDFRQSNDGTPPVQVYWQALGCTYWVHWHMVEIIGPSGQEEHEAQEKVSTLARNHKPAAVAQPFFCKPFGGLYSLPYLGEQLTKAAEALSRAEWWELLFFVKKLEAQEQKEITCLIQQAQGEQLSEVDEEALIQLSVPAELAQKVLQVLEKRCQGSTRRDLCGSHVYAKYSLSRGAKQDGRGSAAVCSKGAGCRSASPEATTVKEELSAATGPPQAPAAAVKSDSQLFSELLEKEGLFFPEVTEEQIKALGSSEGMSERGSLAKVAAVVDVIQSGSSEVELRFAGLRHIMEILEEEAESEQQVSKGQGGLGTRSVGEKLVKVAVELLSAKVAEKALVVVTLRLLAMLMAKYDWRVAFATEGGVRAVLACMQQHAASALVQQAGLAALKVLVGAVASEPGGAGGKPSPLNHADAQMMREIFASIGSASSEGSASLLSVIPAAVSTLQRVPGGSSGVRNGLLVVNMLIDGHRGLAEQLAGRDLATVLQSCWWDGQGASCPHAMLALGVINRLAEHRLPLGPEMAGREAPLDLRDVRPLLSSLGDDTLSKDVVVALDRQLCGEGAVPSGEASQLLQDHRCFRLLLRSFELLGAEKAVSLSVLRILNKFLDAYREGVLPWHECVEPCLSSLSAHSSDREVVQEAVGFLHRLATASKDCAVAMCRAGAHEALSKALDKHSTALSLAPALLDLVTDCEKYASLHQRLTTSILSGCIQLVLGQIEEHRRSHRPISIPFFDVFLHNLCRGSSVEVKEDKCWEKVQVSSNPHRASKLTDRNPKTYWESNGSTGSHFITVHMQCGVVVREMSMLVASEDSSYMPARVVVLGGDSPAAIRTELNAVTILPSDSRVILLENMTRFWPVIQIRVKRCQQGGIDTRVRGIEVLGPKPTFWPIFKEQLCRRTFLSCTAQAHAWCQEICRDRGQLLQLFGRPPRRQPPGLAAERVPGARGAAPSHPEPRRRLRFPRAAPDSAPGARGPWQPRAGGGKSSWQEGGEEQGGAGQGCEGGSGEAERPVGHLAVLAGRGAAAGAAVPGGGGAGAGPRGAILQAVPAPARRHGGALWAAGSLRAGPGPGLRRGFAAAPLPCCPARESRRCGTSAGAPPAQGPGWGGRPSLRHRDELWLGAVLAPSEPRSPAPWRPRMLPNGGCAALGTARLLPGHPRPLPKSPRVSQLFSPQRSPGPAPQPGPAPQPALSLCR; encoded by the exons ATGCCCTCGctgctcccctgtccctgcttccCTTGCTGCGCTACCCTGCTGACCCCCCAAGTACCGTACTGCACCACCCCCGTGCCCCATATAGCCCCCAGCtctcccctgctgccccccgATCCTGCCCTGCCCCCACATCTACGCCGCTCGGGGCCCCCCGGTACCGGCCGTCGTCCACGTCCCCAAAACGGGCTGGGCCGCGGGCGAGCGAAGCTTGTCCCCGCGCGGCTGCCGTCCGGCAGggccgccgcgcatgcgcgcccgcccgcccggaaGCGGCGTGGGAGCGGTGCTGGAGGTAACGGCGGGGCGGCACGGCCCCGTGGCGGAAAGCGGTGGGTGAGCTGGGGCCGGGCGAGCGCCGCTGTCCTGAGGCGATCCTGGGCCTTTCGTTTTTGGGGAGGCTCGGTAGCGGAGCCCCGAG GTGCATTTCCTGTCATGGTGAACGAGAGGCATAATGGCAACCTGCTTGTGCACCTGGGTGCCAAACTGCAGGCCTACCCGGAGGAGCTGCTCCGGCAGCGGCGAGGCCACGACGGCCAGCCCGAGTACCTGATCCAGTGGAGCATCGTCAGCTTGGAAGAGAGAGcggcaggaggcagcagtggcTCCTCTGCAGAGACCAAGCCGGAGAACATCTCGATGTGGATGTCTGCAGAAGAGGTCTGTGCCAGCTGCCCGGCGCTGCTGGGCAAGAGGAAGCTGGAAGGGCAGTGGGCGAAAGAGGAGAAGGCAGCCAGCCCCTTCGCTGCAGATGTCCCGCTGGATGAAGCCTCGCTGCTGGAGATGAAGGCTGACGTCAGGAGCCTGGTGCAGCGAGCCGGCCGGCAGATGGCCGAGAGCGGGGCCCCCGAGTCCTCCATCCTCAACACCATCCACGTGCTGAGCGCGTACGCCAGCATCGGCTCGCTGGCGGGTGCCTTCAAGGAGACGGGAGCCCTCGACTTGCTGATGAAGATGCTGTGCCACAAGGAGAAGCAAATCCGCCGCAGCGCCGGCAAGATGCTGAGGGCCTTGGCTTCCCATGATGCAG GGAGCTGGGCCTATGTGCTGCTGTCCCTGAGCCAGCAGGATGACATTGAGCAGCACATGGACTTTGACAGTCGCTACACCTTGCTGGAGCTGTTTGCTGAAACAACATCCTCTGAAGAGCACTGCGTGTCCTTTGAGGGGATTCACCTTCCCCAG ATCCCGGGGAAGCTGCTGTTCGTCCTGGTGAAGCGCTACCTTTGTGTCACTTCTCTTATGGACAAGCTCAGCAGCGGTGTGGAGCAGGAGGACTGCGCTGTGCCCAGCCTGCCCACTGAGGAGAGGAGCCGTGTGAGGCAGGAGTTTGAGTTCAGCATGGCTATGGCAAACCTCATCTTGGAGCTGGTGCACGTGATGGGCTGGGACCACAGCCAcaagccagagctgctgccccagcaggAGCTGCGGCCTCACGCCACCCACTCCATCTTCCAGCACAGGGCCACATCCTGCACTGCCGCTCAACCATCCCCCACTCCCCCACCGAAAGAGCCCAGCATCTTCAAGACGCGCTCAGCCTTCCCCAGCCGCAGCAGCTACGTGGAGTACATGCAGGCAAACCTGGTGCGTGGCATGCGGGTGCGCATGCTGGAGGACTACGAGCAAGTCAGCGTGGGTGACGAGGGTGACTTCCGCCAGAGCAACGATGGCACACCACCTGTGCAG GTGTACTGGCAAGCCCTGGGCTGTACGTACTGGGTTCACTGGCACATGGTGGAGATCATTGGCCCTTCTGGGCAAGAGGAGCATGAGGCACAGGAGAAGGTGTCCACCCTGGCACGCAACCACAAACCAGCAGCAG TTGCACAGCCGTTTTTCTGCAAGCCCTTTGGGGGGCTGTACTCTCTGCCTTACCTGGGAGAGCAGCTGACAAAGGCTGCAGAGGCCCTGAGCCGTGCCGAGTGGTGGGAGTTGCTCTTCTTCGTGAAGAAGCTGGAAgcacaggagcagaaggagatcACCTGCCTCATCCAGCAGGCCCAGGGAGAGCAG CTGTCAGAGGTGGATGAAGAAGCCCTGATCCAGCTGTCGGTACCTGCAGAGCTGGCCCAGAAGGTGCTGCAGGTCTTGGAGAAGCGGTGCCAGGGCAGCACTCGGCGTGACCTGTGTGGCTCCCACGTCTACGCCAAGTACTCCCTCAGCAGGGGGGCCAAGCAGGATGGCAGGGGGAGCGCCGCGGTGTGCTCAAAGGGTGCCGGCTGCAGGAGCGCCAGCCCTGAAGCCACAACAGTGAAGGAAGAACtttctgcagccacagggccGCCCCAAGCCCCCGCTGCAGCCGTGAAGTCAGATTCCCAGCTGTTCAGCGAGCTCCTTGAGAAGGAAGGGCTGTTCTTCCCAGAGGTGACGGAGGAGCAGATCAAAG CGCTGGGCAGCTCCGAGGGGATGAGCGAGAGGGGCTCGCTGGCCAAGGTTGCAGCCGTGGTGGACGTGATCCAGAGCGGCAGCTCAGAGGTGGAGCTGCGCTTCGCTGGGCTCAGGCACATCATGGAGATcctggaggaggaggctgagTCCGAGCAGCAAGTCAGCAAAGGCCAGGGTGGGCTCGGGACCAGGAGTGTTGG GGAGAAGCTGGTGAAGGTGGCAGTGGAGCTGCTGAGCGCCAAGGTGGCAGAGAAGGCCCTGGTGGTGGTGACGCTGCGGCTGCTGGCCATGCTCATGGCGAAGTACGACTGGCGCGTGGCATTTGCCACGGAGGGCGGCGTGCGGGCTGTGCTGGCCTGCATGCAGCAGCACGCCGCCTCCGCCCTGGTGCAGCAGGCCGGCCTGGCA GCCCTGAAGGTGCTGGTGGGAGCTGTGGCCAGCGAGCCAGGAGGTGCCGGTGGGAAGCCCTCGCCCCTGAACCACGCCGACGCGCAGATGATGCGGGAGATCTTTGCCAGCATCGGCTCTGCCTCCAGCGAGGGCTCGGCGAGCCTGCTGAGTGTCATCCCTGCGGCCGTGAGCACCCTGCAGAGGGTCCCAGG GGGCTCGTCAGGCGTGCGGAACGGCTTGCTGGTGGTGAACATGCTGATCGACGGCCACCGGGGCCTGGCGGAGCAGCTGGCGGGCCGCGATCTCGCCacggtgctgcagagctgctggtgggaCGGGCAGGGCGCCAGCTGCCCTCACGCGATGCTGGCCCTCGGCGTGATCAACCGCCTCGCGGAGCACCGGctgcccctgggcccggagatggcAG GCAGAGAGGCCCCGCTGGACCTGAGGGACGTGCGGCCGCTTCTGAGCAGCCTGGGGGATGACACGTTGTCCAAGGACGTGGTGGTGGCCCTGGATCGGCAGCTCTGCGGTGAAGGTGCCGTCCCCTCTGGTGAGGcgtcccagctgctgcaggaccaCCGGTGCTTCAGGCTGCTGCTGCGCAGCTTTGAGCTGCTGGGGGCGGAGAAGGCCGTGAGCCTGAGCGTCCTCAG GATCCTCAACAAGTTCCTGGACGCTTACCGGGAGGGTGTGCTGCCCTGGCACGAGTGTGTGGAGCCCTGTTTGtcctccctgagtgcccacagcaGCGACCGGGAG GTGGTGCAGGAGGCGGTCGGCTTCCTGCACCGCCTGGCCACCGCCAGCAAGGACTGCGCGGTGGCGATGTGCCGCGCGGGCGCCCACGAGGCTCTGTCCAAAGCCCTGGACAAGCACAGCACGGCTCTGTCGCTGGCGCCGGCCCTGCTCGACCTGGTGACTGACTGCGAGAAGTACGCCAGCCTCCACCAGAGGCTGACCACCAGCATCTTGTCCGGCTGCATCCAG CTGGTCCTGGGGCAGATTGAGGAGCACCGCCGGAGCCACCGGCCCATCAGCATCCCCTTCTTTGACGTCTTTCTGCACAACCTGTGCCGAG GCTCCAGCGTGGAGGTGAAGGAGGACAAGTGCTGGGAGAAGGTGCAGGTCTCCTCCAACCCCCACCGAGCCAGCAAGCTCACGGACAGAAACCCCAAGACCTACTGGGAGTCAAACGGCAGCACCGGCTCCCACTTCATCACTGTGCACATGCAGTGTGGTGTGGTGGTCAG ggagATGAGCATGCTGGTGGCCAGCGAGGACTCCAGCTACATGCCGGCCCGTGtggtggtgctggggggagaCAGCCCTGCCGCCATCAGAACGGAGCTCAACGCG GTGACCATCCTGCCCTCAGACAGCAGAGTGATCCTGCTGGAGAACATGACGCGCTTCTGGCCCGTCATCCAGATCCGGGTGAAGCGGTGCCAGCAG GGCGGCATTGACACGCGGGTACGTGGCATCGAGGTGCTGGGTCCCAAGCCCACGTTCTGGCCCATCTTCAAGGAGCAGCTGTGCCGGCGGACGTTCCTCTCCTGCACCGCTCAGGCTCACGCCTGGTGCCAGGAGATCTGCCGGGACCgggggcagctgctgcagctctttgGCAG ACCCCCAAGGCGTCAGCCCCCTGGCCTGGCTGCTGAGCGAGTACCTGGAGCACGTGGAGCTGCCCCGTCACACCCCGAGCCGCGGCGCCGCCTTCGGTTCCCGCGTGCGGCGCCTGACTCAGCTCCTGGTGCACGTGGACCCTGGCAGCCCCGAGCCGGAGGAGGCAAAAGCAGCTG gcaggaaggaggggaagaaCAAGGAGGTGCCGGCCAGGGCTGCGAAGGTGGCAGTGGAGAAGCTGAGCGGCCTGTGGGGCATCTCGCGGTGCTGGCGGGGCGTGGTGCAGCAGCAG GTGCGGCGGTTCCTGGAGGCGGCGGGGCAGGCGCCGGACCTCGTGGAGCGATACTGCAGGCTGTACCGGCGCCTGCGCGGCGCCACGGAGGAGCTCTTTGGGCAGCGGGCAGCCTTCGTGCTGGCCCTGGGCCAGGGCTTCGCCGGGGCTTTGCTGCAGCTCCCCTTCCTTGCTGCCCTGCACGTGAGTCAAGGCGGTGTGGCACCAGTGCCGGGGCCCCGCCGGCCCAGGGCCCGGGCTGGGGAGGCCGCCCCAGCCTGCGGCACCGGGATGAGCTCTGGCTGGGCGCTGTCCTGGCCCCCAGCGAGCCCCGGAGCCCGGCCCCGTGGCGGCCCCGGATGCTGCCCAACGGTGGGTGTGCGGCGCTTGGCACAGCACGGCTCCTGCCTGGGCACCCTCGGCCCCTGCCCAAGAGCCCCAGGGTTTCCCAGCTGTTCTCTCCGCAACgttcccccggcccggccccccagcctggcccggccccgcagccagCCCTGTCTCTCTGCAGGTGA